A window from Hymenobacter volaticus encodes these proteins:
- a CDS encoding L,D-transpeptidase family protein, whose amino-acid sequence MNSLFRSAFLSTLLFWLLSLTVFATASCSQEQKAQIKESLPGLSSKAGGAQPKLDSVYIVKYMSAEPKFKDQIEWGKKFYRERGFRLGWFRDHEVVPQAKTMLGVIDKAADEGLDPKEYKTKDFDKLFADLKAVQNDSTKRNALEKEIDVALSGTYFNWASDFYRGIVDPRKVKTVAWDVKRNKIKLHKALMTILKERESTYPYYEFEPLHPEYDQLKKALASYRDIQRNGGWPTIPAATKLKPGQASPAVALLRQRLLSAKPAPDSAPPVAANTSETPVQTVANTSTTAPASTAATEKYEGELVAAVKEFQSQNGLKPDGLVAGETLRLLNVPVAQRIDQIIINMERWRWIPKKFEPNYLLVNIPDYKLHVVENNKEAFNMKVIVGKTLNATPVFSDKMESVVLAPYWNVPFSIIDKELRPKLAANPQAVLDRLDMEVVKGWGAKATPIDPNSIDWANVTQATWKYTLRRRPGPKNDLGDVKFIFPNSQDIYLHDTPHDELFSQAKRGFSHGCVRVEEPLKLAEYLLRDKPGWDLTRIEETIAGAKSSTLAYPNSSRCT is encoded by the coding sequence ATGAATTCATTATTTCGATCTGCTTTCTTATCCACGCTGCTGTTTTGGCTGCTTAGCCTGACAGTGTTTGCAACTGCCTCATGCAGCCAGGAACAGAAAGCGCAAATCAAGGAGTCGCTGCCTGGTCTCTCATCCAAGGCAGGCGGCGCGCAGCCTAAGCTCGACAGCGTGTACATTGTAAAGTACATGAGTGCCGAGCCTAAGTTCAAGGACCAAATTGAATGGGGCAAGAAATTCTACCGGGAGCGAGGCTTTCGGCTTGGCTGGTTTCGCGACCATGAAGTGGTACCCCAAGCCAAGACCATGCTCGGTGTCATTGACAAGGCCGCCGATGAAGGGTTAGATCCTAAAGAATACAAAACCAAGGACTTCGATAAGCTTTTTGCCGATTTAAAAGCCGTTCAAAACGATTCTACCAAGCGAAATGCCTTGGAGAAAGAGATTGATGTGGCTCTTTCCGGTACCTATTTCAACTGGGCTTCTGACTTCTATCGGGGCATCGTAGACCCACGCAAGGTGAAGACGGTAGCCTGGGATGTGAAGCGCAACAAGATCAAGTTGCATAAGGCACTAATGACAATTCTGAAGGAGCGGGAAAGCACGTATCCTTACTACGAATTCGAGCCTTTGCACCCCGAGTACGACCAATTGAAAAAGGCTTTGGCCAGCTACCGCGACATCCAACGCAACGGCGGTTGGCCAACTATTCCGGCCGCTACCAAGCTCAAACCTGGGCAAGCTTCCCCCGCGGTTGCGCTGCTGCGTCAGCGTCTGTTGAGCGCAAAGCCCGCCCCCGATAGCGCGCCTCCGGTAGCCGCCAACACGTCTGAAACTCCGGTGCAAACAGTGGCTAATACATCGACCACAGCGCCGGCTAGTACTGCAGCTACCGAGAAATATGAAGGAGAATTGGTCGCGGCAGTGAAGGAATTTCAGAGCCAAAATGGCCTCAAGCCGGATGGGTTAGTAGCGGGTGAAACGCTGCGTTTGCTCAACGTTCCGGTCGCCCAGCGCATCGACCAAATCATCATCAACATGGAGCGCTGGCGTTGGATCCCGAAGAAGTTCGAGCCTAACTATTTGCTCGTAAATATCCCCGATTACAAGCTCCACGTTGTTGAAAACAACAAGGAAGCTTTCAACATGAAAGTCATCGTGGGCAAGACGCTTAATGCCACTCCGGTGTTCAGCGACAAGATGGAATCGGTGGTGCTGGCGCCTTATTGGAACGTTCCTTTTAGCATCATCGACAAGGAACTGCGGCCCAAGTTGGCCGCCAATCCGCAAGCTGTTCTAGACCGACTCGATATGGAAGTGGTGAAGGGTTGGGGTGCTAAAGCCACCCCCATCGACCCCAACAGTATCGATTGGGCGAACGTAACACAGGCCACCTGGAAGTACACCTTGCGCCGTCGTCCGGGCCCCAAGAATGACCTCGGAGACGTGAAGTTTATCTTCCCGAACTCACAAGATATTTACCTCCATGACACCCCACACGACGAGCTGTTTAGTCAAGCCAAGCGAGGATTCAGCCACGGTTGCGTGCGGGTAGAAGAGCCGTTGAAACTAGCCGAATACCTGCTGCGCGACAAGCCCGGTTGGGACCTAACTCGGATAGAGGAGACTATTGCTGGGGCCAAGAGCAGTACGTTAGCCTATCCAAACAGCTCCCGGTGTACTTAG
- a CDS encoding M1 family metallopeptidase — translation MSTTPDPTTPHFTPDPHSYARPAEVSVQHLSLHLVVDFQARTLAGHATWQLVNHSSATELVLDARNLDIEAVLLGDLNGTPTNFSLGEADPVLGQPLQIAILPETEQVTIRYRTTPGAAALQWLTPEQTAGQQHPFLFTQSQAILARTWIPCQDSPGVRFTYDAHVQVPAELLALMSAENPQARTASGEYSFRMAQPIPAYLMALAVGDVAFEPLSARTGIYAEPVTLPVATSEFQDLENMVVAAEALYGPYQWDQYDLLVLPPSFPFGGMENPRLTFVTPTILAGDRSLTSLVAHELAHSWSGNLVTNATWNDFWLNEGFTVYFERRIMEKLYGRSYSDMLQVLGHTGLQHTIEELGPESKDTHLHLDLAGRDPDEGLNDIAYEKGDYLLLTLEYLVGRPALDTFIKEYFARHSFQSMDTNSFVAYLRRELLDKQPGLEEKLQLEAWVNGPGIPAVAPPVSSTRFEAVDAVLQHWQQGAPTADLRTTSWSSHEWVHFLHGLPAGLPSEKLAELDAAFNFTQSGNAEILAAWFPHTIAASYSPADEALHHFLTHVGRRKFLTPLYKAILATPGGLERARQLYTAARPNYHSVATSTFDTLVGQV, via the coding sequence ATGTCCACCACTCCTGATCCTACCACGCCACACTTCACGCCCGACCCACACAGCTACGCCCGCCCGGCCGAGGTGAGTGTACAACATCTTAGTCTCCACTTAGTCGTCGACTTCCAGGCCCGTACTCTGGCCGGGCACGCCACCTGGCAGCTCGTCAATCATAGCAGCGCAACGGAGCTGGTACTTGATGCCCGCAACCTCGACATCGAAGCCGTACTGCTCGGCGACCTGAACGGGACGCCAACCAACTTCTCGCTGGGCGAGGCCGACCCGGTTTTAGGGCAGCCACTACAGATAGCTATTCTACCCGAGACCGAGCAGGTAACCATTCGATACCGTACCACTCCCGGCGCGGCCGCACTACAGTGGCTAACGCCCGAGCAGACAGCCGGTCAGCAGCACCCGTTCTTGTTCACACAGTCGCAAGCCATTTTGGCTCGCACCTGGATACCGTGCCAAGACTCGCCGGGAGTCCGGTTCACCTATGACGCCCACGTGCAGGTGCCCGCCGAGTTGCTAGCTCTGATGAGCGCCGAGAATCCGCAGGCACGCACTGCCAGTGGTGAGTATAGCTTCCGTATGGCACAGCCGATACCGGCTTACCTAATGGCGCTAGCCGTAGGGGATGTGGCATTCGAGCCACTAAGCGCCCGCACTGGAATTTACGCCGAACCCGTGACGCTTCCTGTTGCCACTAGCGAATTTCAAGACTTGGAAAACATGGTGGTTGCCGCCGAAGCTTTGTATGGCCCCTACCAGTGGGACCAGTACGATTTGCTGGTACTACCTCCCTCCTTTCCATTCGGTGGCATGGAAAATCCACGTTTAACATTTGTAACACCAACTATACTAGCTGGCGACCGAAGTTTAACTAGTTTGGTGGCGCACGAACTTGCGCACTCCTGGAGCGGCAACTTAGTTACAAATGCAACTTGGAATGACTTCTGGTTAAACGAAGGCTTTACAGTCTATTTTGAGCGGCGCATTATGGAGAAATTGTATGGCCGCTCTTATTCTGACATGCTACAAGTGCTCGGCCACACCGGCCTGCAACACACCATTGAGGAGCTTGGCCCCGAAAGCAAAGACACCCATCTGCACCTCGACTTAGCGGGCCGCGACCCCGACGAAGGCCTCAATGACATTGCCTACGAAAAAGGCGACTACCTTCTGCTCACGCTCGAATACCTGGTGGGCCGGCCTGCTCTCGACACCTTTATAAAAGAGTACTTCGCTCGGCACAGCTTTCAGAGCATGGACACCAACTCGTTTGTGGCGTATCTACGGCGCGAGCTACTAGACAAACAGCCCGGCTTGGAAGAGAAGCTTCAACTTGAGGCATGGGTGAACGGCCCGGGTATTCCGGCCGTAGCCCCACCCGTAAGCTCGACCCGCTTCGAAGCGGTGGACGCCGTCCTGCAACACTGGCAGCAGGGCGCCCCGACCGCCGACCTGCGCACTACCAGTTGGAGCAGCCACGAGTGGGTGCACTTCCTACACGGACTGCCCGCGGGCCTACCTTCGGAAAAGCTGGCGGAGCTAGATGCTGCTTTCAACTTCACGCAGTCTGGCAACGCCGAAATTTTGGCTGCCTGGTTCCCGCACACCATCGCGGCCAGCTACTCCCCCGCCGACGAGGCCCTGCACCACTTCTTGACGCACGTGGGACGGCGCAAATTTTTGACGCCTCTTTATAAGGCGATACTCGCTACCCCTGGCGGCTTGGAACGAGCTCGGCAACTATATACCGCGGCCCGCCCCAACTACCACTCCGTGGCGACTAGCACCTTCGATACGCTGGTCGGGCAAGTTTAA
- a CDS encoding cyanophycinase, with translation MKNLKPLGKLIAIGGNEDKGTYPNPRTKKKYYLNFFELGILKRVVLESGKEDPRIEVITTASMIPEEVAKIYVASFAMLTCHQVGIMDIRTPEDALLPEYVERLRLADVVMISGGNQSRLTQMFGGTEFLQVLKQRYYESPNFIIAGTSAGAMAMSHAMIAGGSVPDALMKGAVKMGTGLGLLNNVVIDSHFVKRGRFGRLIEAVALHPKLIGIGLGEDTGVLITGGHQFEAIGSNLVVIMDGHKLEHNNAHAARKGEAISIENMLLHVLVKGNVYDVTQREFYPDLKLLLQAAESDRLTVEEPKVSSPSVSTDAS, from the coding sequence TTGAAGAATTTAAAACCTTTGGGTAAGCTCATTGCCATTGGCGGCAATGAAGACAAGGGTACTTACCCTAATCCCCGGACGAAGAAGAAATATTACCTCAACTTTTTCGAGCTAGGAATCCTAAAACGGGTAGTTCTCGAATCAGGGAAAGAAGATCCGCGCATCGAGGTTATTACCACGGCCTCTATGATACCGGAGGAAGTAGCCAAAATTTATGTTGCTTCCTTCGCGATGCTCACCTGCCACCAAGTAGGTATCATGGATATTCGCACGCCCGAAGACGCGTTGCTACCCGAGTATGTGGAGCGCCTGCGCCTCGCCGACGTGGTTATGATAAGCGGGGGCAACCAGTCGCGCCTCACCCAAATGTTTGGTGGCACCGAGTTTCTGCAAGTGTTGAAACAACGCTATTACGAGTCGCCCAACTTCATCATTGCGGGTACCTCAGCCGGAGCCATGGCCATGTCGCACGCCATGATTGCGGGTGGTAGCGTACCGGATGCCTTGATGAAAGGAGCCGTGAAGATGGGCACCGGTCTTGGCTTGCTCAACAACGTGGTTATCGATTCGCATTTTGTGAAGCGCGGTCGGTTCGGTCGTCTTATCGAGGCAGTGGCCTTGCACCCCAAGCTTATTGGCATCGGGTTGGGCGAAGACACGGGGGTGCTCATCACAGGCGGCCACCAGTTCGAAGCCATCGGCTCCAACCTGGTCGTGATTATGGATGGGCACAAGCTGGAGCACAACAATGCCCACGCTGCTCGTAAAGGGGAAGCTATTTCCATTGAAAATATGCTGCTACACGTGCTAGTGAAAGGCAACGTGTACGATGTCACGCAGCGCGAATTCTACCCCGACCTGAAGTTGTTGCTCCAAGCGGCCGAGTCGGACCGCCTAACGGTTGAGGAGCCTAAAGTTTCCTCCCCTTCCGTCTCAACCGACGCTTCGTAG
- a CDS encoding isoaspartyl peptidase/L-asparaginase family protein — protein MNHPLALAIHGGAGTISPALMTPEKEFAYQAALRESLEAGYEILRQGGPALDAVELAVRSLEDNPLFNAGRGAVFTHEGHQEMDAAIMDGRNRAAGAVTGVRTVQNPIRAARLVMEKTDHVLLAYPGADELAREYGLPTQPAEYFFTEHRYAQLQEALLEGRMRLDHSQALQTAAPLEEPAAFPNEDPKKKMGTVGAVACDQSGNLAAATSTGGMTNKRYSRIGDSPIIGAGTFADNRTCAISCTGHGEFFLRAMVAHDISCLIEYRGLSLAEACRIVVHDKLAPVGGEGGLVAVDAAGNVALPFNSEGMYRGSITPSNLYIGIYKD, from the coding sequence ATGAATCATCCTCTCGCCCTGGCCATTCACGGTGGTGCCGGTACTATTTCTCCCGCTCTCATGACGCCGGAAAAGGAATTTGCCTATCAGGCTGCCTTGCGCGAAAGTCTCGAAGCGGGCTATGAAATTCTACGCCAAGGTGGTCCGGCCCTTGACGCCGTGGAACTAGCGGTGCGCAGTCTCGAAGACAATCCGCTTTTCAACGCCGGGCGCGGAGCTGTTTTCACTCACGAAGGTCATCAGGAAATGGATGCCGCCATCATGGATGGGCGTAACCGGGCGGCCGGCGCCGTGACTGGCGTCCGTACGGTGCAGAACCCCATCCGGGCTGCGCGGCTCGTGATGGAAAAAACCGACCACGTGCTGCTCGCATACCCCGGTGCCGACGAGTTGGCGCGGGAATATGGCCTGCCCACCCAACCCGCCGAATATTTTTTCACCGAACACCGCTACGCGCAGCTACAAGAAGCCTTGCTGGAAGGGCGAATGCGCCTCGACCACAGCCAAGCTTTACAAACCGCCGCGCCGCTCGAAGAACCCGCTGCCTTTCCCAACGAAGACCCGAAAAAGAAAATGGGCACAGTCGGCGCCGTGGCCTGCGACCAGTCTGGCAACCTGGCCGCCGCCACCAGTACCGGCGGCATGACCAACAAGCGTTACTCCCGCATCGGCGACTCGCCCATCATCGGGGCGGGCACCTTCGCCGACAACCGCACCTGCGCTATCAGCTGTACCGGGCACGGCGAATTTTTTCTGCGTGCCATGGTGGCGCACGATATCAGCTGCCTGATAGAATACCGCGGCCTGAGTTTGGCCGAAGCCTGCCGCATTGTGGTGCACGACAAGCTTGCGCCAGTAGGTGGGGAGGGTGGCCTCGTGGCCGTAGACGCGGCCGGCAACGTAGCATTGCCTTTCAATTCCGAGGGGATGTACCGCGGAAGCATCACGCCTTCCAACCTCTACATCGGAATTTACAAAGACTAG
- a CDS encoding DUF3127 domain-containing protein yields MAYDATGRLHEIFDEQQVSEKFRKREFVLEVVDGQYPEHIKFQLVQDKTALIDPFKVGDEVKIAFNLRGRGFNKNGQMLYFTNLEAWRIEPAAGGGASAPQGGSYGQQAAAPRAAAPAANQNPNLRASAAPIASDDDNDLPF; encoded by the coding sequence ATGGCTTACGATGCTACCGGCCGCCTGCACGAAATCTTCGATGAACAGCAGGTGAGCGAGAAATTCCGCAAGCGCGAGTTCGTGCTGGAAGTTGTAGATGGCCAGTACCCTGAGCATATCAAGTTCCAATTGGTGCAGGATAAAACCGCCCTCATCGACCCATTTAAAGTGGGCGACGAGGTAAAAATTGCCTTCAACCTCCGGGGCCGCGGCTTCAACAAAAATGGTCAGATGCTGTATTTCACCAACCTGGAAGCGTGGCGCATTGAGCCCGCCGCAGGTGGTGGGGCTTCGGCTCCGCAAGGTGGCAGCTACGGCCAGCAGGCTGCTGCTCCTCGCGCTGCTGCTCCCGCAGCCAACCAGAACCCCAATCTGCGTGCTTCGGCCGCTCCGATTGCCTCAGACGACGACAACGACCTGCCCTTCTAA
- a CDS encoding SDR family oxidoreductase — MAVSLGSSLIGKMALVTGASSGIGLVTARELARRGAKVIMVARNPEKTERARSAIQFAVPNAQLDIRLCDLSLLANVRQLAEELIRDYSKLDILINNAGIMPGPHTLTSEGHELSWVTNHLSVFALTHLLLPLLSAAETGRIVTVASEAHWLGEIEFSQEVRNAPEKYSWLTAYADSKLANILFTNELAYRLELTNVTANCLHPGLVNTGLVHAGSSWAMKLLWWPAKPFMITPERGAQTTLYLATAPEVAKVSGSYFKNLRPSRSSSRSQNRSDAARLWRISEEETGLAL; from the coding sequence ATGGCTGTTTCTCTAGGTAGTTCTTTGATTGGTAAAATGGCGTTAGTTACCGGCGCCAGCAGCGGCATTGGTTTGGTAACAGCTCGTGAACTGGCGCGGCGGGGGGCCAAAGTAATTATGGTGGCTCGCAACCCCGAAAAAACAGAACGCGCCCGCTCTGCCATTCAGTTTGCCGTCCCAAATGCGCAACTCGACATTCGGCTCTGCGACTTGTCGCTGCTAGCCAACGTGCGGCAGTTGGCCGAGGAACTAATTCGCGACTACAGCAAGCTGGATATTTTAATCAATAATGCTGGCATTATGCCCGGCCCGCACACGCTTACTTCTGAAGGGCACGAATTAAGCTGGGTCACCAACCATTTGTCGGTTTTTGCGCTTACTCACCTGTTGCTTCCTCTCCTGTCGGCCGCGGAGACGGGACGGATTGTTACGGTGGCATCGGAGGCGCATTGGCTGGGCGAAATTGAGTTTTCACAGGAAGTACGCAACGCGCCCGAAAAATACAGCTGGCTTACTGCCTACGCCGACTCGAAACTAGCTAACATCTTGTTTACCAACGAGCTTGCTTATCGTCTGGAACTGACCAACGTAACGGCCAATTGCTTGCACCCCGGGCTGGTAAATACGGGCCTGGTCCATGCGGGCAGCTCTTGGGCCATGAAGTTGCTTTGGTGGCCAGCCAAGCCTTTCATGATTACCCCGGAGCGCGGAGCGCAAACCACTCTGTACCTGGCTACTGCTCCCGAGGTAGCTAAAGTGAGCGGCAGCTATTTTAAAAACTTGCGGCCTAGTCGTAGCTCTTCTCGCTCGCAGAACCGGTCTGACGCGGCGCGGCTTTGGCGAATTTCTGAAGAAGAAACCGGCTTAGCGCTATAG
- a CDS encoding AlbA family DNA-binding domain-containing protein, whose amino-acid sequence MSDLHDLIRRGEGERLEFKKKTTHPTRISRTLVSLANTHGGQVLVGVDDDGRIVGVRDAEEEMYLLRQAAEQYADPPLKLRIKEIEEEGRTILVVTVPESLQKPHRAQVADGDWRGYVRVRDESVQTSQLTERVLERTEPAFPRLEKMPLNKEELAVLNYLRQNPRITLPQYMKLLNIGQRRAYRTLIKLALHGYIKHHDKEKEVYYTL is encoded by the coding sequence ATGTCTGACCTGCACGATTTAATCCGCCGGGGCGAGGGAGAACGGCTGGAATTCAAAAAGAAAACCACCCATCCCACCCGCATTTCCCGCACCTTAGTCTCGTTGGCTAACACCCACGGGGGCCAAGTACTAGTAGGTGTCGACGACGACGGCCGCATCGTAGGCGTGCGCGACGCCGAAGAGGAAATGTACCTACTGCGCCAAGCCGCCGAGCAGTACGCCGATCCGCCCCTCAAGCTCCGCATCAAAGAAATCGAGGAAGAAGGCCGTACGATATTGGTCGTGACGGTACCCGAAAGCTTGCAGAAGCCCCACCGCGCCCAAGTTGCCGATGGCGACTGGCGCGGCTACGTGCGCGTCCGCGACGAAAGTGTACAGACTAGCCAACTCACCGAGCGGGTGTTGGAGCGCACCGAGCCCGCATTTCCACGCCTGGAAAAAATGCCGCTCAATAAAGAGGAACTAGCGGTATTAAATTATCTGCGGCAGAACCCGCGCATTACCCTACCGCAATACATGAAACTGCTCAATATCGGGCAGCGCCGCGCTTATCGAACGTTAATTAAATTAGCGCTTCACGGTTATATAAAACACCACGATAAAGAGAAAGAAGTATATTATACTTTATAA
- a CDS encoding alpha/beta hydrolase-fold protein, protein MYLSTDSERTSALQIVRDTGLESKLLGRPVVLDVVLPPGYDPAAPTRYPVLYLNDGQDLRRLRLPATLRLLYRQRQLGPFVLVAIHAHQRIQEYGTAAQPDYLGRGSRASQYTEFVLHELLAHVRQHYHVTSDPNQTVVAGFSLGGLTAFDFVWHHPDVATRAGAFSGSFWWRRRAIEDGYTDADRIMHRLVRARAAHLDHRFWLQTGTLDETNDRNHNGIIDSIEDTLDLMAVLVRQGLPDARIRYVEAVGGRHNQNTWGHLMPDFLHWAFGTLGTRPPLPVLQVDKTQLTSPWNIRQRLNRRRHLGSKFFSQYLAASVLPVSSMSSSHRPAAGQYNAYYDTYIRLVPEGSDPLMQLQLQPQELRRLVGSLTNEQAHFAYASGKWTIKEMLVHVIDTERIFAYRALRIARGDQQPLAGFDQDEYVPNSGANERSLESILKEYDAVRAATLSLFESFQPAAYDRMGSQVDSL, encoded by the coding sequence ATGTATTTGTCAACTGATTCGGAGCGCACAAGCGCCTTGCAAATAGTGCGCGACACGGGGCTGGAGTCCAAGTTGCTAGGGCGGCCCGTCGTGCTGGATGTCGTGTTGCCGCCCGGCTACGACCCGGCTGCGCCCACGCGCTATCCCGTACTTTACCTCAACGACGGCCAGGATTTGCGGCGTTTGCGCTTACCCGCCACACTCCGCTTGCTGTACCGGCAGCGCCAGCTCGGGCCCTTCGTGCTCGTGGCCATTCATGCTCATCAGCGCATTCAGGAGTACGGCACCGCTGCGCAGCCCGACTACCTAGGCCGGGGCAGCCGGGCCAGCCAGTACACCGAGTTTGTGCTGCATGAGTTACTGGCCCACGTTCGGCAGCACTACCACGTCACCTCCGATCCCAACCAAACTGTAGTTGCTGGCTTCTCGCTCGGCGGCCTTACCGCGTTTGATTTTGTGTGGCATCACCCCGATGTAGCCACGCGAGCTGGCGCTTTTTCGGGCTCGTTTTGGTGGCGTCGTCGGGCCATAGAAGACGGCTATACCGACGCCGACCGTATCATGCACCGCCTCGTGCGAGCCCGCGCTGCGCATCTCGACCACCGTTTCTGGCTACAAACCGGCACCCTCGACGAAACCAACGACCGGAATCACAACGGCATCATCGATTCCATAGAAGATACCCTTGACCTGATGGCCGTGCTGGTCCGTCAGGGCCTACCTGATGCCCGCATCCGCTACGTGGAAGCAGTTGGCGGCCGCCACAACCAGAACACCTGGGGTCATCTGATGCCCGACTTCCTGCATTGGGCTTTCGGCACACTGGGCACCCGGCCACCACTACCTGTACTGCAAGTAGATAAAACCCAACTAACGAGTCCCTGGAACATTCGGCAGCGACTAAACCGGCGGCGGCACCTCGGCAGTAAGTTTTTTTCGCAGTACTTAGCGGCCTCGGTTCTACCTGTCTCGTCTATGTCCTCTTCGCATCGCCCCGCCGCCGGCCAGTACAACGCCTACTACGACACGTACATCCGCCTCGTACCCGAGGGCTCCGACCCGCTGATGCAGCTCCAACTGCAACCCCAAGAGCTACGCCGCCTCGTAGGCTCCCTCACCAATGAGCAAGCTCACTTCGCTTATGCTTCCGGAAAGTGGACCATCAAGGAAATGTTGGTGCATGTTATTGATACAGAACGTATTTTCGCCTACCGTGCCCTGCGCATTGCCCGCGGCGACCAACAGCCCTTAGCCGGCTTCGACCAAGACGAGTACGTACCCAACTCGGGCGCGAATGAGCGGTCCTTGGAAAGTATTCTAAAAGAGTATGACGCCGTACGGGCGGCTACACTGAGCTTGTTTGAATCGTTTCAGCCCGCCGCCTACGACCGAATGGGGTCGCAAGTGGATTCCCTGTGA
- a CDS encoding alpha/beta hydrolase-fold protein yields the protein MQEAYRPFYSHNLGHDVEMLVFGDLGYPIVIFPTSMGRYYEAKDFKLIEAVQWFADTHKFKFYCIDGVDKHTWYGKHLHPAERVQNHIRYDHMVSQELVPMLQRECHVDKIGVAGCSFGGFHAMNFAFRHPEQVAHLITMGAAFNIRQFLDGYYDENVYYNNPPDFMPDAQSEHFHLMNIVLGTAEHDFCKGSNYEMSDILHRKGIRHRLDVDPFGTHDWPVWRAMFPRYLSQI from the coding sequence TTGCAGGAAGCCTACCGTCCATTTTACTCGCACAATCTCGGCCACGATGTGGAGATGCTGGTCTTCGGGGACCTTGGCTACCCCATCGTTATTTTCCCTACTTCCATGGGGCGCTACTACGAGGCCAAGGATTTCAAGCTGATAGAAGCCGTACAGTGGTTTGCCGACACGCACAAATTCAAGTTCTACTGCATTGATGGCGTAGATAAACACACCTGGTACGGCAAACATCTGCATCCGGCCGAGCGAGTGCAAAACCATATCCGCTACGACCACATGGTGAGCCAAGAATTAGTGCCCATGTTGCAGCGCGAATGCCACGTCGATAAGATTGGGGTAGCCGGCTGTAGCTTCGGCGGATTCCACGCCATGAACTTTGCTTTCCGCCACCCCGAGCAGGTAGCCCACCTGATTACAATGGGCGCCGCCTTCAATATCCGGCAGTTTCTGGACGGCTACTACGACGAGAACGTCTACTACAACAACCCGCCGGACTTCATGCCCGATGCGCAGAGCGAGCATTTTCACCTCATGAACATCGTGCTTGGCACCGCAGAACACGACTTCTGTAAGGGGTCTAATTACGAGATGTCTGATATTTTGCACCGCAAAGGCATCCGGCATAGGTTGGACGTGGATCCGTTCGGTACGCACGACTGGCCGGTGTGGCGCGCGATGTTTCCCCGTTATTTGTCGCAGATTTAA
- a CDS encoding carboxylate-amine ligase: MPQFTLGIEEEFQTIDPETRDLRSHMSEIVEGGKVVLQEQVKAEMHQSVVEVGTTICHNITEAREQVTHLRRMVIDLADKVGLKIAAAGTHPFSRWQDQPITADARYDKIVEELQEAARSNLVFGMHVHIGLENRDLGVYVMNTLRYFLPHIFALSTNSPFWEGRETGYKSFRTKVFERFPRTGIPDYFSSASEYDEYIALLVKTGCIDNGKKIWWDLRLHPFFDTIEYRICDMPLRVDETVALAAIMQALVAKIYKLKSQNLNFRLYRKALINENKWRAARYGIDSKMIDFGKETEVPTRELIMELLDFVDDVLDELGSRHEVEYVHKMLEMGTGADRQLKVFKETNDLKKVVDFIVSETNHGL; encoded by the coding sequence ATGCCCCAATTCACGCTCGGAATAGAAGAGGAATTTCAGACGATAGATCCCGAAACCCGTGACTTACGCTCCCACATGTCGGAGATTGTGGAGGGCGGCAAAGTGGTATTGCAGGAGCAGGTAAAAGCCGAAATGCACCAATCGGTGGTGGAAGTCGGCACGACGATCTGCCACAACATCACGGAGGCGCGGGAGCAAGTGACGCACCTGCGCCGAATGGTGATTGACTTGGCCGACAAAGTTGGCCTCAAGATAGCCGCGGCCGGAACGCACCCTTTTTCTCGTTGGCAAGATCAGCCCATTACGGCCGATGCCCGCTACGACAAGATTGTAGAAGAATTGCAGGAAGCTGCCCGCTCCAACCTCGTTTTTGGAATGCACGTGCACATCGGGCTCGAAAACCGGGATTTGGGTGTGTACGTCATGAACACGCTGCGCTATTTTCTGCCCCACATTTTCGCTTTGTCCACCAACTCACCGTTTTGGGAAGGACGCGAAACGGGGTATAAATCATTCAGAACCAAAGTATTCGAGCGGTTTCCGCGCACCGGTATTCCCGATTATTTCAGCAGCGCCAGCGAGTACGACGAGTACATTGCGCTGCTGGTAAAAACGGGCTGCATCGACAACGGCAAGAAGATTTGGTGGGACCTGCGCCTACATCCGTTCTTCGACACCATCGAATACCGCATCTGCGACATGCCGTTGCGGGTAGATGAAACGGTAGCACTGGCCGCTATCATGCAAGCTTTGGTGGCCAAGATCTACAAGCTTAAGAGCCAAAACCTCAATTTTCGGCTTTATCGCAAAGCCCTCATCAACGAAAACAAATGGCGAGCGGCCCGGTACGGCATCGACAGCAAAATGATTGATTTTGGGAAGGAAACTGAAGTGCCGACCCGAGAGCTAATCATGGAACTACTCGATTTTGTGGACGACGTGCTGGACGAGCTCGGTAGCCGCCATGAGGTGGAATACGTGCACAAGATGCTGGAAATGGGCACCGGCGCCGACCGACAGCTAAAGGTGTTCAAGGAAACCAATGACTTGAAAAAGGTAGTTGATTTCATAGTGTCGGAAACCAATCATGGCTTATAA